The Raphanus sativus cultivar WK10039 chromosome 2, ASM80110v3, whole genome shotgun sequence genome includes a region encoding these proteins:
- the LOC108839703 gene encoding SNF1-related protein kinase regulatory subunit gamma-1-like, whose protein sequence is MAGSESLDKEISSAVSSCEAYFEKVQSRKNLPKSLQETLNSAFAGIPVSSFPRVPGGRVIEIPSETSVSEAVKILSDSKILSAPVINKDHESSLDWSERYLGIIDYSSIILWVLESAELAAIALSATSATAAGVGAGAVGALGVAALGATGPVAAAGLAAAAVGAAVAGGVAADRGIGKDAPTAVDRLGKDFYQVILREEPFKSTTVRTILKSFRYAPFVPVSTESSMLSVLLLLSKYRLRNVPVIKPGEPDIKNYITQSAVVYGLEDCKGRDWFDHISALPISDLGLPFMTPNEVISIDSEEHILEAFKRMRDNNIGGLPVVEGTNKKIVGNISMRDIRYLLLQPEVFSNFRHLTVRNFTTKIATAGEEYGLAIPAITCRPDSTLGSVINSLASRSVHRVYVGDGDENELYGVITLRDVISCFVSEPPNYFENCLGFSVKEMLNR, encoded by the exons ATGGCGGGAAGTGAGAGTTTAGATAAAGAGATAAGCTCGGCGGTTTCTAGCTGCGAGGCGTATTTCGAAAAAGTTCAGTCGAGGAAGAACCTTCCCAAGTCTCTTCAAGAAACCTTAAACTCTGCCTTCGCCGGAATCCCCGTCTCCTCCTTCCCTCGAGTTCCCGGCGGCAGAg TGATAGAGATTCCATCGGAAACATCTGTGTCCGAAGCAGTAAAGATTCTTTCAGACAGTAAGATTCTCTCAGCTCCTGTAATAAACAAAGATCACGAGAGCTCCCTAGACTGGAGCGAGAGATACCTAGGAATCATCGACTACTCCTCCATCATCCTATGGGTTCTTGAGAGTGCAGAACTCGCTGCAATCGCATTATCCGCCACGTCAGCAACCGCTGCTGGTGTTGGCGCAGGAGCCGTGGGAGCTTTAGGTGTTGCAGCGCTCGGTGCAACCGGTCCTGTTGCTGCAGCGGGGCTAGCGGCTGCTGCTGTTGGAGCTGCCGTTGCTGGTGGTGTTGCAGCTGACCGTGGTATCGGGAAAGATGCTCCAACGGCTGTTGATAGGTTGGGAAAAGATTTCTATCAAGTCATTCTACGTGAAGAGCCTTTCAAATCAACCACC gttAGAACGATACTAAAGTCCTTTAGATATGCTCCCTTTGTTCCGGTGTCTACAGAGAGTTCCATGTTGAGTGTTTTGTTACTACTCTCAAAGTACCGGTTAAGAAACGTTCCGGTGATTAAACCAGGTGAACCAGATATCAAGAACTACATTACTCAATCTGCAGTTGTTTATGGTCTTGAAGACTGCAAAGGCAGAGACTGGTTCGACCACATTTCAGCTCTCCCAATTTCTGATCTAGGCCTTCCGTTCATGACACCTAACGAG GTTATTAGCATTGACAGCGAAGAACATATACTTGAAGCATTCAAGCGAATGAGAGACAACAACATTGGTGGTCTTCCCGTTGTTGAAGGGACAAACAAGAAGATAGTTGGAAACATAAGCATGAGAGACATCAGATATCTGTTACTTCAACCTGAAGTCTTCTCCAATTTCAGGCATCTTACGGTGAGGAATTTCACTACAAAGATTGCTACGGCGGGAGAGGAATACGGTTTGGCTATTCCTGCGATAACATGTAGGCCTGATTCGACTTTGGGCAGTGTTATAAACAGTTTGGCTTCGAGGTCGGTGCATCGAGTTTATGTTGGGGATGGAGATGAGAATGAGCTTTATGGAGTTATTACACTGAGGGATGTGATCTCTTGTTTCGTGTCAGAACCTCCCAACTACTTTGAGAACTGTCTAGGCTTCTCGGTTAAAGAAATGCTTAACCGATGA
- the LOC108839864 gene encoding probable WRKY transcription factor 36 isoform X2: MHVSNVIRQQHEASMKLDGNNGHEDLDVDISLRLGRSEQKISKKEEEVKKIIAENISIEKKKGSEKKRSASGLGFRIQNFEDPNTMKLDYLFREVKNKDVENTCLSSRKDFKTARNEDHHEVLEGHEQPGLKKTRVCVKAPCDDPSINDGCQWRKYGQKTAKTNPLPRSYYRCSMSSNCPVRKQVQRCGEDDTSAYMTTYEGNHDHPLPIEATHMAAGTSAAASLLQTGSSSSSSLSHFFPFHHFSVSTTNSHPTVTLDLTQPNYDPNQLPNYPLSSSSLSFSSSARPSSSKSHTLSFSGLKSQAPFNTYSNLSHKTRLSGQQ, from the exons ATGCATGTCTCCAATGTTATCCGACAGCAACATGAAGCTTCTATGAAGCTAGACGGTAATAATGGTCACGAGGATTTGGATGTAGATATATCTCTTAGGCTTGGAAGATCAGAGCAGAAAATATccaagaaagaggaagaagtaaAGAAAATTATTGCGGAAAATATTTCTATTGAGAAAAAGAAAGGGTCGGAAAAGAAAAGATCGGCATCTGGTTTAGGATtccggattcaaaattttgaagatcCGAATACCATGAAGTTAGATTATCTTTTTAGAGAGGTTAAGAATAAAGACGTGGAAAATACATGTTTATCTTCCAGGAAAGATTTCAAGACAGCCAGAAATGAAGATCATCATGAGGTTTTGGAAGGACATGAGCAACCAGGTCTAAAGAAAACTAGGGTTTGTGTGAAAGCCCCATGTGACGACCCATCA ATAAACGACGGTTGCCAATGGAGGAAATATGGTCAAAAGACTGCAAAAACGAATCCTCTTCCACGATCCTATTACCGGTGCTCCATGTCCTCAAACTGTCCAGTCAGAAAACAG GTGCAGAGATGCGGGGAAGATGATACATCTGCTTATATGACGACATACGAAGGAAACCACGACCATCCTCTTCCCATAGAAGCAACTCATATGGCTGCTGGAACTTCTGCTGCCGCCTCCTTACTACAAACTGgctcctcctcttcctcgaGCTTAAGCCATTTCTTTCCTTTTCACCACTTCTCTGTCTCCACCACCAATTCCCACCCCACTGTAACACTTGACCTCACACAACCAAACTATGATCCCAATCAATTACCAAACtaccctctttcttcttcctctctcagCTTCTCCTCCTCTGCTCGTCCATCTTCCTCGAAAAGTCACACATTGAGCTTCAGTGGTTTGAAATCACAAGCTCCCTTTAATACATATTCAAATTTATCACATAAAACCAGACTTTCTGGACAGCAGTGA
- the LOC108839864 gene encoding probable WRKY transcription factor 36 isoform X1, producing MIKEKTSSCVHPSDGVMAESDKEVELGATKAKLDKVKEENEKLKLLLSTVLAEYSSLQMHVSNVIRQQHEASMKLDGNNGHEDLDVDISLRLGRSEQKISKKEEEVKKIIAENISIEKKKGSEKKRSASGLGFRIQNFEDPNTMKLDYLFREVKNKDVENTCLSSRKDFKTARNEDHHEVLEGHEQPGLKKTRVCVKAPCDDPSINDGCQWRKYGQKTAKTNPLPRSYYRCSMSSNCPVRKQVQRCGEDDTSAYMTTYEGNHDHPLPIEATHMAAGTSAAASLLQTGSSSSSSLSHFFPFHHFSVSTTNSHPTVTLDLTQPNYDPNQLPNYPLSSSSLSFSSSARPSSSKSHTLSFSGLKSQAPFNTYSNLSHKTRLSGQQ from the exons ATAAG GAAGTGGAGCTTGGAGCAACAAAAGCAAAGCTGGATaaagtaaaagaagaaaacGAGAAGTTAAAGCTCTTACTCTCTACGGTCCTTGCAGAATACAGCTCTCTTCAAATGCATGTCTCCAATGTTATCCGACAGCAACATGAAGCTTCTATGAAGCTAGACGGTAATAATGGTCACGAGGATTTGGATGTAGATATATCTCTTAGGCTTGGAAGATCAGAGCAGAAAATATccaagaaagaggaagaagtaaAGAAAATTATTGCGGAAAATATTTCTATTGAGAAAAAGAAAGGGTCGGAAAAGAAAAGATCGGCATCTGGTTTAGGATtccggattcaaaattttgaagatcCGAATACCATGAAGTTAGATTATCTTTTTAGAGAGGTTAAGAATAAAGACGTGGAAAATACATGTTTATCTTCCAGGAAAGATTTCAAGACAGCCAGAAATGAAGATCATCATGAGGTTTTGGAAGGACATGAGCAACCAGGTCTAAAGAAAACTAGGGTTTGTGTGAAAGCCCCATGTGACGACCCATCA ATAAACGACGGTTGCCAATGGAGGAAATATGGTCAAAAGACTGCAAAAACGAATCCTCTTCCACGATCCTATTACCGGTGCTCCATGTCCTCAAACTGTCCAGTCAGAAAACAG GTGCAGAGATGCGGGGAAGATGATACATCTGCTTATATGACGACATACGAAGGAAACCACGACCATCCTCTTCCCATAGAAGCAACTCATATGGCTGCTGGAACTTCTGCTGCCGCCTCCTTACTACAAACTGgctcctcctcttcctcgaGCTTAAGCCATTTCTTTCCTTTTCACCACTTCTCTGTCTCCACCACCAATTCCCACCCCACTGTAACACTTGACCTCACACAACCAAACTATGATCCCAATCAATTACCAAACtaccctctttcttcttcctctctcagCTTCTCCTCCTCTGCTCGTCCATCTTCCTCGAAAAGTCACACATTGAGCTTCAGTGGTTTGAAATCACAAGCTCCCTTTAATACATATTCAAATTTATCACATAAAACCAGACTTTCTGGACAGCAGTGA